From Enterococcus mundtii, the proteins below share one genomic window:
- a CDS encoding ABC1 kinase family protein yields the protein MTKTTSRSRLTEIIHVFIKENVLPNLIQQKNPEQVKKAFEELGSTFIKIGQMLSVRDDLLSAEFTKTFKTLQDNVPSDPFVTTKKTIEQELDASLETIFTSFNKAPFASASMGQAHRATLKNGDAVVVKVQHPNIAKEIMMDLQLFERAIPLIKYIPETSVIDLKGVLQEVKRSLINELDFYKESQNGARFYDLNNHWYEIRSPKIYEALCTKKVIVMEEMSGKNFNQLMNLEETDERLIETLTNTQLKQQVAKRLIEHFMKQIFDDGFFHADPHPGNLLFHPLSVEELSENVTTDTKEHQKQLGAISFKTTATVTEPLQPYTISYIDFGMMGSLSASLRQKLMEIVLAIYTRDIYRIEKAVINLCQQEGPFDESEFHQQLASFLTQYLDLPLEEIDLQEVFAQIVSICHQNNLQIDRDITLLLKAFSTLEGVIRVLDPEVSLMEVATPIAQRYFLAHLSVEDTLKQAGLDILDGIKTVPKIPQQVYHLLETWRSGQGKINLELKKQDQLMNRIESMVNRLVFGVILAALIVGSSLLVQAAPDDQINFITLLGIFTYTIAAVVILFLAIDTLINYYKKRRK from the coding sequence ATGACCAAAACTACTTCTCGAAGCCGCTTAACAGAAATCATTCACGTATTCATCAAAGAAAATGTTCTGCCTAATCTGATCCAACAAAAAAATCCTGAACAAGTAAAAAAAGCCTTTGAAGAACTTGGCTCAACCTTTATAAAAATTGGGCAAATGCTTTCTGTACGTGATGACTTACTCTCTGCTGAGTTTACTAAGACATTCAAAACATTGCAAGACAATGTACCAAGTGATCCCTTTGTCACGACGAAAAAAACGATTGAACAGGAATTAGACGCATCCTTAGAAACGATTTTTACTAGCTTCAATAAAGCACCTTTCGCTTCTGCCTCTATGGGTCAAGCGCATCGTGCAACGTTAAAGAATGGCGATGCAGTCGTTGTAAAAGTCCAACATCCAAATATTGCGAAGGAAATCATGATGGACTTACAGTTATTCGAACGGGCGATTCCTTTGATCAAATATATTCCTGAAACAAGCGTCATCGATTTAAAAGGCGTGTTGCAAGAAGTCAAACGTTCATTGATAAACGAGTTGGACTTCTACAAAGAAAGTCAAAATGGCGCACGTTTCTATGACCTAAACAACCATTGGTATGAAATTAGATCCCCTAAAATCTATGAGGCACTTTGCACAAAAAAAGTCATTGTGATGGAAGAAATGTCTGGAAAGAACTTCAACCAATTGATGAATCTTGAAGAAACGGATGAACGTCTCATTGAGACACTTACGAATACTCAATTGAAACAACAAGTGGCTAAACGATTGATTGAACATTTTATGAAGCAAATCTTTGACGATGGTTTTTTTCATGCCGATCCACATCCTGGGAATTTATTGTTCCATCCTTTGAGCGTTGAAGAACTTTCAGAAAATGTAACGACAGACACAAAAGAACACCAAAAACAACTAGGCGCGATTTCTTTCAAAACGACTGCTACTGTCACTGAACCGTTGCAACCATATACAATCAGTTATATTGATTTCGGTATGATGGGTAGTCTCTCCGCTTCGCTAAGACAAAAGCTGATGGAAATCGTTTTAGCGATTTATACACGAGATATTTACCGTATTGAAAAAGCCGTCATCAACTTATGTCAACAAGAAGGGCCTTTTGATGAAAGTGAATTCCATCAACAACTCGCTAGCTTTTTGACACAATATTTAGACCTCCCCCTTGAAGAAATCGACTTGCAAGAAGTCTTTGCGCAGATCGTCTCGATTTGCCATCAGAACAACTTACAAATCGATCGTGATATCACGTTATTGCTTAAAGCGTTTAGCACATTAGAAGGAGTGATTCGTGTCCTTGATCCTGAAGTATCTTTGATGGAAGTCGCTACGCCCATTGCACAACGATATTTCTTAGCACATCTCTCTGTCGAAGATACATTGAAGCAAGCGGGCTTAGATATACTCGATGGTATCAAAACCGTACCGAAAATCCCACAGCAAGTCTACCATCTTCTAGAAACTTGGCGTTCTGGACAAGGAAAAATCAATTTGGAACTAAAGAAACAAGACCAACTGATGAACCGGATCGAAAGTATGGTGAACCGCTTAGTATTTGGTGTGATACTCGCCGCATTGATCGTCGGTTCTTCGCTGCTCGTCCAAGCTGCACCAGACGATCAAATCAATTTTATTACACTATTAGGTATATTCACGTATACGATCGCAGCTGTAGTCATTCTCTTTTTAGCCATCGATACATTGATCAACTATTATAAAAAACGACGGAAATAA